The following DNA comes from Spirulina major PCC 6313.
GGGCGAGGCAAGATAAGACGGGCTACGCCTGCAATTGCTGTCTGAACCCAGAATCCCCCGTCATTTATGCGGGGGAGTACGTCAACCCTCACCCTTCCCATGCTGCACGGCTTCATCCCCCCCCATCGCTTTTTCCCCTATCTCACCTGGACGGAGATCGAAGCATTACCGGATAAAGAAAATATCGTGATTGTGCAGCCCGTGGGCGCGATCGAGCAGCACGGGCCCCACTTACCGATCGCGGTGGATTCCGTGATTGCGGCCGGTGTCCTGGGCCGGGCCCTAGGGGAACTCGATCCAACCATTCCCGCCTATGCCTTGCCGCCCCTGTACTACGGCAAATCTAACGAGCATTGGCATTTTCCCGGCACAATCACCCTATCCGCCACGACCCTCTTGGCGGTCATTCGTGAAATGGCGGCGAGTCTATACCGGGCTGGGTTTCGGAAATTAGTGCTCTGTAATGCCCACGGTGGCCAGCCCCAAGTGATGGAAATTGCGGCGCGGGACTTGCATCAGGAATACGGCGATTTTGCGGTGTTTCCCCTGTTTGTCTGGCGTGTACCCCATAATGCCGGGCAATTTTTGAGCGATCGCGAACGCGCCCAGGGTATCCATGCCGGGGATGCTGAAACGAGCATCCTCCTGGCGTTATTACCCGATCAAGTCCACATGGATCGGGCAGTGTGTGAATATCCCCAGGGTTTACCCGCCGGGGGACTCTTGAGCCTCGAAGGTCAGCTACCCTTTGCTTGGGTGACACAGGAACTGAGCCGCAGCGGTGTGATTGGGGATGCTACAGCCGCCACTCGTGACAAGGGTGAAGCGATCTTAGCCTCGGTGGCGGCGGGCTGGGTGCAAGTGCTCACGGAAATTCATCACTTTCAGCAGCCCAAGATCCCACAGCATTAAGGGCCAAGTCCCGGCAGCGACGGGGTGGCGCAGGATTCAAAATCTAGGCTACGGGCGCACAAAAGGTTGAGGCAATGAGAATCACGCCGAGGCGATGGAGTTCCGTTGCAGGGCGGGATTGAACGGGGCGATCGCTGCAACTAAGCCGTTTCTAACCAATCAAACATCCGGTCAATTTGTTCGAGGGTCACCAGCCCATATTGCCAGAGAATCATCGGCAAAACGTTGGGGGTGGGGTCGTGGCGGCGGGTGGCGATCGCTAAGGATTCAGCAGGAATCGCGAGTTCATCTTGGAGAAATTGAATAAAGCGGTGAGCGAGGAGAGTTTGCATTGTTCTAAAACCACAGATTTAAAAAAAGTTAAAAAGAGAATGAAGCAGAAATGCAGGGGAGAATTCTTTAGGATTCGTCGGTGATTTTCACTTTGCCCCGTTGCACTGAACGCAGCAGGCGATTCACTGCCCGCACTTCCTCATCACTGAGGGCCTCTTCTAAGACAGCGGCCATCAATCCATATTGATCTGTTTTTTGCAATCGTCCTGTCTGACGAGCGGTAGCAAGCATCTCAGCGACAGAACCCGGAATAAGCTTAACGGCAGGAAGCATGATAAGTCATAGAGCGCGGTGAGGTTATCCTTACTATCCTTGATCTTTCCCGGTTGGGGGGTGATAGCTCCCCCCCTAAGGATGTGAATTTGATCGGGGTGGGCTGTGACAATGCTCGCGAGGCACGTGTGATGGATTACAAGGAAATACTGTGATTAAAATCACCAACTCTTGACACAGCATCGGCGGGAAACATTGACAAAATTAAAGCGTCCATTGTATCAATAGTTTAGACACGTAAAAGATCGTTCATTTCCCCACTGTCGTCTGACGTTACAATCCTGAAACATTCCCATTCCGAGGGGATTCAATAAGGCAGCGCCAGGTGTGGAGAGACGGAAGTAGGTTTGATGCCGAAGGAACGCACCGCATCTTTAAAATTTACGTCTTTAAACAATCTACAGCTTACGAGATTAAAGGACTATGATGCTTGCGCCTCTATTCATCAGTTTGTCGGTGGCTTCCGCTGCGTTGCTACTCAAAGTCAAAACCCAAGAAGAGATCGTTCGGGTTGCTGCGGGTGGCGTGGCTATTCTCTGCTTGTTCCTCAGTTTATATTTTGCACCGTTGTGGATTAAAGCTCTGCTCTTGACCATTCCGCTGTTGGGAGGGCGTTTGAATTTCACGGGCATTGCAGAGTAGCGATCGAACGTTTGCCTGCTAAAGAATTGAAAGACCCGCTGTGACGGGTCTTTTTTTTGCGGGCAGGATAGAGGCGGCCTTGCCATTTAAAAGTGGTCTTTTTGGCTCCGGAGGCGGCTGAATGTTTCCCTGGGGTTTGGGGTGTTCATGGCCTGTTGGAGGCGGGGGTCATGGCAACGGAGAAAGAGGTTGGTTTGTTTTTCGAGACCAAGCTGGGTGGGAATGGTGGCTTGGTGACGCTGACGGAGGGCGATCGCCTCACGATAGCGGCTCTGACTGGGGGAATCTTCCGGCAAAACCGAGAGGGCAAAGGTCAAGTTACTGACGGTGTATTCATGGGCACACCAAATCCGGGTGGAGTCGGGGAGTTGGCATAGCTGTTGTAGTGACGTGAATAATTGCGTGGCAGTGCCATCAAAAATGCGACCGCAGCCCCCCGCAAAGAGGGTATCGCCACAAAAGAGATCGCCGGGTTCGTCTGGGGTCAGGGGCGGAAAGTAGTAGGCAATATGGGCGCGGGTGTGGCCGGGGGTAAAGAAGACCTCAGCGGTGCGATCGCACACCGTGACGCGATCGCCCCCCTGCAAAAACACCTGCTGCTGAGGGATACGCCCCCGATCGTTCGCCCCCCCGTACACCACCAGATCGGGAAACTGTTGAACGAGGGCAGGATTGCCCCCCACATGATCCCCATGGTGATGGGTGTTTAAAATTGCCACCAAGGTAGCATCGTGCTCCCTCAACCAGCGCAACACCGACTGAGCCTCAGCCGGATCAACCACGGCGGCGGTGCGATCAATGGGATTGTGCAGGATAAAAACGTAATTGTCAGACAATACGGAAATTCGTACAATGTCCATCACAAGCTCATACAGCGACATTGCCCCCATTGTAATGACATCTCCTGTCAATCCTGATGATTTACCCCTTGAGCATCGCATTGCCTATTGCTTGGAAACGGGTCAAATTTCTCGCAAAACCTATTTCCAGTTTGTGACGTATTTTCTCTCTGAGACATCGGCCACCAGCCAAGAACGCCAAGGGATCAACCAAATCTTGGATCATGTGCAGACCGGGCACATTACCTTCATCGTGTCCTGATCTGAAGACCGCCTCTAGATTGGGGGGAGTCACCTTGCTAAGATGGCGTGATGCTTGATGAGATTCTGGTCTGTGCATTTATTCTTTTTTTGACCCCCATTTTATGACTCCCATCCTCTCTTCGCCCCCCCAACAGTATGATGTGCCGCTGCGATCGCTGATCGTCCCCCCCCTCACCCAACCGCGCTATCGTCTGTCCCTAATCATTCCCACCTATCAGGAATGCCAAACGATTCAGCCCCTCCTGCACAGCCTCACAGGGCTTTTAGATGCGGCCTGCCCTGGGCAATATGAATTAATTGTCGTCGATGACAATAGCCCCGATGGAACCGCTGCTGTGGTGGAATCCCGGTTAGAAGACTATCCAGCGGTGCGGCTCATCTGTCGGACGCAGGAGCGGGGCCTATCCACCGCAGTGATTCGGGGTTGGCAACAGGCCCAAGGGGAATATCTTGGGGTCATCGATGCCGATTTACAACATCCCCCCGAAATTCTGCTCAAACTCTACCAAGCCCTAGAGTCTGGGGCCGATTTAGCCGTGGCGAGTCGCCATGTGCCGGGCGGGGGGGTGAGTGATTGGAATCTGGGGCGGCGGGTGCTGTCGCGGGGGGCGCAGGCTTTAGGGTGGTTAATTTTGCCGAGGGTGTTGGGGGCGGTGTCTGACCCGTTGAGTGGGTATTTTATGGTGCGACGGGAAGCGATCGCCTCCCAACGGATGAACCCAGTGGGGTACAAAATTTTGATCGAAGTCTTGGCACGGGGTCAGTGCGATCGGATTCAAGAAGTCAGCTATGTTTTCCAAGAACGCCAAGACGGAGAAAGCAAAGTCACCTATCGCCAATACCTCGAATACCTCCAACACCTAGCCCGACTCCGCTGGGAACGCTGGTTTTGTCAGCACCCAACCCCGTCGGCAAAACGTCCGATCAAATCCAGCTAACCCGTCACAGCTAAAATCGTGCTTTATCGTAGGGCTACTGCTTATACACAACGTTCTAAGGTGGATCTCGCCTGCGTTTAAACCCCCTCTGTCGTCAAGGCAGCGAGCTAGAAGCTCGCACTCCAGAGGATGCCAGGCAAGGTAGTGTGATCCTCTAGCTCACTCATATTCCCTCCAGATTCGTAACGTGGGTTATGTATAAGCAGTAGCTCGTCGTGCTGAGACACAGCTAAAATAGTGCTTTATTGCAGGGTAGATTAGGCGGCTAAAATTTAGGCTATAACTGCAATCTGGCAATCCGACTCAACCCACTTTTTAAGACGTACCACGACACTAGGATTGCAAATCGCGGGGATCGAGGGCATCGCGAAGACCATCACCGAGAACGTTAAAGGCCAAGACCGTCAGGATGATCAGTAGGGCGGGCGACCAGATTAGCCAGGGTTGCAAGACCAAAATGGAGGCATTGGTGGCCAGAGAGAGGAGATTTCCCCAGGAGGGATCGGGCTGCTGAATGCCCAGGCCGATCAGACTTAGCACCGACTCCGCCACAATGAAGCTGGGAATGGACAGGGTTGCCGAGATCACCACATAGGTGGCGGTTTGGGGTAGTACATGGCGCAGGATAATCGTGAAGGAATTGGCCCCGATCGCTCGCGCCGCATTGACAAAATCCTGCTCCTTCAACGACAGCACTTGCCCCCGAATCACCCGCGCTAGCCCCGACCAACTCACAAAGGACGTAATCACGACAATGAGCAGAAACCGTTGGGAGCTACTCAGTCCCGGCGGCAGGATGGCCGCTAGGGCAACGAGGAGGTAAATGGTCGGCACGCTCATCAGGACTTCTACGATGCGCATCAGGACGGCATCGAGCCAACCACCGAAGTAGCCGGAAATGCCCCCAATTAGTAGGCCTAGGGGAAAGGAGATCGCAATCCCCACGAGGCCAATGCTGAGGCTGATTCGCCCGCCGAAGAGCAGGCGGCTGAATTGATCGCGCCCCTGTTCGTCGGTGCCCAGGAGGTTGATGCGGCCGGGGCCGGTGGTGCCGAAGAGGTGGCGATCGCTCGTCATCCCCGGTAACAGGCTGTAGGGTTCCCCTTTCACGAATAAACGCAGGGGTGAGGGTTGACTGCGGTCAATGTCTAAAAGGCGATCGCCCGTTTCGAGATCCGTCGGCCCTTGAGTCGTGGGGTACACATGGGGCCCAAACCATTGCCCCGCTTCCGTCTGCCAGTAGATTTGCGTCGGCGGCAGGAGCGATCCCCCCACTTGGGAACTGTAGGGATCATAGGGCGCGATGAAGCCCGCCAAAAGCGCACTCAGATAAAAAACGCCCAGAATAATCGCTCCAAAACGAGCCAACTGATTATGCTTGAGTTTGCGCCACCAATCCATAGTCTGTATTACGTCAAGAAAGTGAATGTGAAATTGGGTCGATGCGGGACAATGCCATGGGCTATCCTGTCCTTTAGGGTAACCTTTGGGCCGCCTTTCCCATGATCTGCCGCTATAAAAAGAGTGGCATCCTACAGCCGATCCCATCCCGTTAGGCCATGACCCAGCGGTTGCGGCCTTGGTGCTTAGCACTGTAGAGGGCGCGATCGGCGGCAAGTAAAAACGCATGGGGCGGCTCCTGGCTCGACGGCAGCCAACAGACCACCCCCAAACTCACCGACACCCATTCCGACACTTCCGACATGGTGTGGGGAATTTGCAAGCGGGCCACCTCCTCACCAATGCGCCGCGCCACGGTAATCGCCCCGGATGCGGGGGTATCCGGCAAAATCACCGCAAACTCTTCCCCCCCATACCGCGCCACCAGATCCGCCGGTCGTTTTACCGCCCGTTCTAAGGCTCGCGAGATTTCAATCAGACAATCATCCCCCTGTTGATGACCATAGCAGTCGTTATATTGCTTGAAATAGTCCACATCGCAGAGGATTAAACTCAGCATGACTTCTTCCTTGGCGGAGCGCTGCCACATTTGGTCAAGATATTCATCAAAGTGGCGACGATTGGCGAGGTGGGTGAGGCCGTCGGAGCTAGCCAGGCGTTGGAGTTCTGCATTCACTTGGGCGAGTTCGGTGGTACGTTCGGCGACCCGTTGCTCAAGGGTGTAGGTGTAGTTTTCTTGGGCGGCGTAGAGGCGGGCGTTTTCGAGGGAGATAGCGGCTTGGGAGCAGAGAAGTTGCACGAGTTCGAGGCGGGCGGCACTGAAGGCTCCGGTGGCGAGATTATTTTCGAGGTAGATGATGTTGAGGAGTTTGCCTTGGTGGATCAGGGGGGCGCAGAGAATGGAGCGGGGTTTGTGCTGCATCAAATAGGGATCATGGCGTTGGTAAAAGGGGGATTGGGGGTCGTGGGGGGCTTGGCTGGCGTTGTCGAGCACGATGCTTTTGAGGGTGCGAACGACGTAGACGAGGATCGAGAGGGGGAGGCGGCCGTCGGGGGCAATATGTTGTAGGAGTTGGACGTTGGGGGGGTCGGCTTGGCCTTCCATTTCGATGCGCCATTGGCCTTTGTCTTCGCTGAGGAGGTAGGCCCGTTGAGCGCCGGTATTTTCGAGGAGGGTTTGCATGAGGCGGGTGAGGAGGCGATCGAGGCGGATTTCGCTGGAGAGGGTTTGGGAGGATTTGATTACGGTGGCGAGATCAATTTCGCTGCTGATGTGGTTGCTGGTGATGGTGGAAGGGAGGTGTTTGGTTTGGGGGGCGTAGGTGGTGAGGAGGGTGGGATAGGTGCGATCGAGGTGGTGGACTTTGGCGATCGCACCCCATTGCTGATAGGTGTAGCGGGCTTCTTGGAGATAGGTTTTGGCGATTAAGGGTTTGTGGGTGCTGAGATAGAACCGGGCGGCGCGTTCGTAGATGAGGGCGATTTCGCTGCGGTAGTTTTGGGGAGTGGCGAGGGTAATGGCGCGATCGTACTGCTCGATGGCTTCGGCCACATTGCCGAGGTGGCGCGATCGCTCCGCCTGCACGAGGGCGAGCCGATGGCCATAGACCGCCGGGCCAGTCTTGGCCCACTGCCGCAGTTGGGCTTCATGCTGTTGGGCCCGCTGCCAGAGGGATTGCAAATGAGGGGCCATCCCCGCTTTCAGGGTTGCCAAGGCAATCAACGCATCATAGAAACACCATAGGCCCTGCCCGATTGTGCCGCGAACCACCTGTTGATATTGCTCCGCCCGTTGGGCATGGAGTCGCGCCGTTTTCAGGTCATCAAACCAATAGCACAACACCATCTTGTTAAAGGCATACCAAAATTGACCTGTTTGATCCGGTAGCCTCAGTTTTGCCGAGGGGAGTTGGGTGGCATGGGGGACAAGCGCATCATACAGTTGGGTGTCGTGGACTAGGGTGGTGGGTTCGTTGCGATCGGCGGCGTTGGTTAAGGTGTTGATGCTGGCAAGGTTGAGGCGGAGGTGAGCGATCGCGCTATCGGTCAAGGTTTGACGGCTGTACTCGATCACCTGTTGGAGTTCTGCGGCTAAGGGGGGGAGTTCTTCGAGACCCAAATAATAGCGGTGGCGATAGCGGGTCAGCAACGCGGCCGCCGCTGCGGTGAGATCTCCCACATCTAAGGCCGTCTGATAGGCGGTTTTCAGGCCATTAACCAGGGCAACACTGGGCAGATGCCAATGGCGCAAATAGGCACAATCGAGCCAGAGGAGATGTCCTTGCACCGCTGGATAGGCAAGCCGATCAACAATGGTCATCGCCAATTGACTCAGGGACTGAGCCAGTTTAGGTTGGCGCAGCCCAGTGCCTAACCACACCGCAAAATGGGCATAGCCGACGGCTGAATCTGGGCTGTAGCCGTGGCGTAGGGAGGCTCGCACCTGTTGTAGGCTGAGGAGATGATACAAATTGTGATTGGTGATCGCCAGGGCTGGCAGGGCTGTGGTGATCAAGGCTAACGCGGCGGCGATGCGAGGGTTGGCCAGGGCGGGGCGTGTTTTTAAGGCCGTGGTGGAATAGCGACGTAATTGCGCCACCGTCAACCCCAAGGCCAAGCACAATTGGAAGCGGTGGGGCGATCGCGAATAATGAATATCCAAGCGCCGCAACACGGTCAAGAGGGTATCAATGGCCTCGCTGAGGTGGCCCTGGGTAATATGGGCCCGGATTTGAATATCGTAGGCGGGGACTTGATCTAAGACATGGTGACTGTGGAGTAACAGGGTTTGTACATAGTCTTGCATGATCTCATATTGTCCCAAGCTATAGGCATTGGCGGCCCCGTGGGTATACAAATGGCGGGTGAGGTCGTATTGACTCAACCAACGATTGGGGGCGAGGAGCTTGATACCCATTTGGCAATAGCTGAGGGCGGCGGCGTAGGCGGTGGAGGCTTGGGCCTGTTGGGCGGCCTGGAGGTTGAGTTCAGCGCCTTGTTGCCGAATGGAGGTGGTGCTGAGGATGGGATAGCCTAGGTTGCAATGGTCTGCCACGATGAACACCTCTCGCTGGAGTTCTTGGGGGGTGAGGGTTTTGATGAGCAGCCGGGCGATTTTGTAGTGGGCTTTGACGCGCTCATGGGTGGCGAGGAGTTCATAGGCGGCTTGCTGAATGCGATCGTGGCGGAAGCGGCAATGGTCGCTGGGGGGGTGGATGCTTTCGGGGGTGTGGGGTAGGAGAAGGGTGTGGGTGATGGCGGGGGCGAGGGTTGCTTGGAGTTTCGGTAGCGGCTGTTCGAGGACTTGGGCGAGGCGACGGATATCGACGGTGTTGCCGAAGCAGGCGGCATAGCGGAGGGCGCGTTGGGTGGGGGGGGGCAGGGTTTGTATGGTGGCGATCATCAGTTCTACCACGTTGGTGGTGCTGGCTTGGCTGGCGATCGCTTCGAGATCCCACGTCCATTCTTGTTGGTCGTGATCAAAGGCGATCGCCCCTTGACGCACCACAGTCATTAAAAATTCACGGGTAAAAAACGGATTCCCCCCGGTCTTGGTCTGAATCACCTCTGCCAGGAGAGCGACATGGCTGGCATCCTGGGCGAGGGTGGTGGCAATCCAGTCGGTAATTGCCAGGGGAGGTAAGGGGTCGAGGGAGAGGGCATCAATGAGGATACCCTGCTCTTGGAATTCGCTGAGGGTGCTGATCAGGGGATGGGTGGGGCTGAGGTCATGATCGCGATAGGCTCCGATGACAAGGAGCGATCGCTGTTGTGGATCGTTCAGGAGCACCCTCAGCAGTTGGAGAGTGGCACTATCCGCCCAATGGAGATCATCGAGAAACATCACCAAGGGACGCTCCGGAGCACAAAACACCGCGAGAAATTGCCGCACGAGGCGATGAAACCGGTGTTGGGCTTCGGCCAAACCAAGGGGGACAACATCGGGCTGCGGCCCCAGGATCAAGGCTAAGTCCGGGATCAGGTCAATTAAAACCTGGCCATTTTGACCGAGGGCGGCCTGGAGGTGCGATCGCCACTGTTGCAGATGGGTCTCGGACTCCGTTAACAGTTTGTGCACCAGTTGCTGAAGGGCTTGCACAATCACATCGTAGGGGCGGGTGCGTTGGAGTTGATCACATTTCCCCGTCACCAAGATCCCCCGCGCCAGGGTAATCGGGCCATACAACTCCTGAACGAGGGCCGTTTTTCCCACCCCCGCCCCGCCGCTGATCGTCACGAGGGCCACCGGCAAGGTTTGACGCACCACCGCATCAAAGGCTTGCTCTAGGGTGGCGATCGCCGTCTCCCGCCCAAACAACGTCGCCGGCAATTGAAACTGATCAAACCGATCCCGCTCCCCCAGGGGAAAGGCGGCAATGGTTTGATCCCGCTGCCAATCCGCTGCACAATGCTCCAGATCCCGAAGCAACCCCCTTGCGGTTTGATAGCGGTCATTCACCGACTTCGCCATCAGCTTCATCACGATCGCGGAGAGCGGCTCCGGAATGCGGCCATCGAGATGGTGGGGCGGGGGCGGCGTACGGGCAATATGGCAATGGAGCAACTCCAGCACATCCTTGGTGGGGAAGGGCAACTGTCGGGTCAAGAGATGGTACAGCGTTGCGCCGAGGGAATACAGATCCGTCCGTGAATCCAAATTACAATTGAGCCGCCCTGTTTGTTCCGGGGAAATATACGCGAGGGTTCCGGTGATCGTCGTTTGGGAATCGAGGGACGGCAACCCCACGTGCCACCGCGTTGCTAGGCCAAAGTCAATGATTTTGACTTGGCCTGTTTTGCCGTTGTAGATGATATTGCTGGGGTTAATATCTCGGTGAATAATCCCGGCGCTGTGGATGTCGTGGAGGGTGGCGGTGACGGCAATGGCGAGGGTTAAGACCTCATCAAGGGGAATCGGGTGCTGGGCGAGATGTTCGGTTAAGGACTGGCCGCCAATATCTTCAAAGCAGATAAAGAGGCGATGTTGATAGGGCTGAATATTGTAGGTGCGAATCACACCGGCACTGGTGAGGCTGCGGGTGATTTCGTATTCTTGGCGGTAGTGATGGAGTTGTTGAGGGGTGGGGTATTCCTGTTTGAGGAGCTTGAGTACCATGGGGACTCGCTGCGAGCTTGGGGCAGAATTGTCTTCCCACAGGACTCGATAGATGAGGGATTGCTGACTTTCATAAATAAGCTGACGCAGCAAAAAACCAGGGTGATCAAACATGAGCGTGGTGACGGGGAAACGCCTCAGCAGGTGAGCTTTTGGGTGGCCAAACCGGACACCGAATCGGCCCACCGTGCTGAATGCGATCGCATCTTACAATGTCAAGACGGCAAGCACCGTATCCGGAGATAAATGTTGCAACCGGAAACCGACAGTTTGGCAGACTCGTTGCATGCCCGTGTTTTCCGGCAGGATGTTGGCCATCAGTTGGGTAAAGTTGCGATCGCGCCCAATGGCGACTAATCGTTTCAGAAGCTCGGTGCCGAGGCCCTGATTTTGACAGCGATCGCTAATGATCATGGCAAATTCCGCTTCATTCACCCCATGCAATTGGCTAATACGGGCAACCCCTAGAAATTGATGTTCGCCGGTTTCAGGGTCTTTATAGTCTGCCACAAGGGCGATTTCGCGATCGTAGTCAATAAAACAGATTCGGGAGAGGCGATCGTGGGCCACCCGACTTTTAAGGGACATCAAATGGAAATAGCGCAGGTAGATGCTTTCCTCCGACAGGGGCTCGTGGAACTTGACCACAAGGGGTTCATCTTCAGGGCGAATGGGCCGAATCACCACATTCGTCCCATCTTTGAGCGTCCACGGCGCAACATAATTGAGGGGATAGGGGCAAATGGCCGGTTTGGGTAAGTCGGCTTCCGGGGTTTCCGGGTCATGCAACACCACCCGCGCATCCAGGGCCACCAGGCGATCGCTGCCCACCAGCAGCGGATTAATATCCAGTTCCTTAATCCACGCCTGTTCCACCACCAACTGGCTAAAGCGCACCAGCAACTGTTCCAACATATCGAGATCCACCGCCGCTTGACCCCGCACCCCCTTGAGGGCGGTGTAGATTTTGGTTTGCTCGATCATCCGACGAGCCAAGGTGGTATTGAGGGGCGGCAGGCCCAAGGCGCGATCCTTAAATACTTCCACCAGTGATCCGCCTGTGCCAAATAACAGCACCGGCCCAAATTGAGCGTCCAGGCTGCTGCCAATGATGAGTTCATAATCC
Coding sequences within:
- a CDS encoding creatininase family protein is translated as MLHGFIPPHRFFPYLTWTEIEALPDKENIVIVQPVGAIEQHGPHLPIAVDSVIAAGVLGRALGELDPTIPAYALPPLYYGKSNEHWHFPGTITLSATTLLAVIREMAASLYRAGFRKLVLCNAHGGQPQVMEIAARDLHQEYGDFAVFPLFVWRVPHNAGQFLSDRERAQGIHAGDAETSILLALLPDQVHMDRAVCEYPQGLPAGGLLSLEGQLPFAWVTQELSRSGVIGDATAATRDKGEAILASVAAGWVQVLTEIHHFQQPKIPQH
- a CDS encoding DUF2949 domain-containing protein codes for the protein MQTLLAHRFIQFLQDELAIPAESLAIATRRHDPTPNVLPMILWQYGLVTLEQIDRMFDWLETA
- the gloB gene encoding hydroxyacylglutathione hydrolase; the protein is MDIVRISVLSDNYVFILHNPIDRTAAVVDPAEAQSVLRWLREHDATLVAILNTHHHGDHVGGNPALVQQFPDLVVYGGANDRGRIPQQQVFLQGGDRVTVCDRTAEVFFTPGHTRAHIAYYFPPLTPDEPGDLFCGDTLFAGGCGRIFDGTATQLFTSLQQLCQLPDSTRIWCAHEYTVSNLTFALSVLPEDSPSQSRYREAIALRQRHQATIPTQLGLEKQTNLFLRCHDPRLQQAMNTPNPRETFSRLRSQKDHF
- a CDS encoding ABC transporter permease, which produces MDWWRKLKHNQLARFGAIILGVFYLSALLAGFIAPYDPYSSQVGGSLLPPTQIYWQTEAGQWFGPHVYPTTQGPTDLETGDRLLDIDRSQPSPLRLFVKGEPYSLLPGMTSDRHLFGTTGPGRINLLGTDEQGRDQFSRLLFGGRISLSIGLVGIAISFPLGLLIGGISGYFGGWLDAVLMRIVEVLMSVPTIYLLVALAAILPPGLSSSQRFLLIVVITSFVSWSGLARVIRGQVLSLKEQDFVNAARAIGANSFTIILRHVLPQTATYVVISATLSIPSFIVAESVLSLIGLGIQQPDPSWGNLLSLATNASILVLQPWLIWSPALLIILTVLAFNVLGDGLRDALDPRDLQS
- a CDS encoding diguanylate cyclase domain-containing protein, producing the protein MFDHPGFLLRQLIYESQQSLIYRVLWEDNSAPSSQRVPMVLKLLKQEYPTPQQLHHYRQEYEITRSLTSAGVIRTYNIQPYQHRLFICFEDIGGQSLTEHLAQHPIPLDEVLTLAIAVTATLHDIHSAGIIHRDINPSNIIYNGKTGQVKIIDFGLATRWHVGLPSLDSQTTITGTLAYISPEQTGRLNCNLDSRTDLYSLGATLYHLLTRQLPFPTKDVLELLHCHIARTPPPPHHLDGRIPEPLSAIVMKLMAKSVNDRYQTARGLLRDLEHCAADWQRDQTIAAFPLGERDRFDQFQLPATLFGRETAIATLEQAFDAVVRQTLPVALVTISGGAGVGKTALVQELYGPITLARGILVTGKCDQLQRTRPYDVIVQALQQLVHKLLTESETHLQQWRSHLQAALGQNGQVLIDLIPDLALILGPQPDVVPLGLAEAQHRFHRLVRQFLAVFCAPERPLVMFLDDLHWADSATLQLLRVLLNDPQQRSLLVIGAYRDHDLSPTHPLISTLSEFQEQGILIDALSLDPLPPLAITDWIATTLAQDASHVALLAEVIQTKTGGNPFFTREFLMTVVRQGAIAFDHDQQEWTWDLEAIASQASTTNVVELMIATIQTLPPPTQRALRYAACFGNTVDIRRLAQVLEQPLPKLQATLAPAITHTLLLPHTPESIHPPSDHCRFRHDRIQQAAYELLATHERVKAHYKIARLLIKTLTPQELQREVFIVADHCNLGYPILSTTSIRQQGAELNLQAAQQAQASTAYAAALSYCQMGIKLLAPNRWLSQYDLTRHLYTHGAANAYSLGQYEIMQDYVQTLLLHSHHVLDQVPAYDIQIRAHITQGHLSEAIDTLLTVLRRLDIHYSRSPHRFQLCLALGLTVAQLRRYSTTALKTRPALANPRIAAALALITTALPALAITNHNLYHLLSLQQVRASLRHGYSPDSAVGYAHFAVWLGTGLRQPKLAQSLSQLAMTIVDRLAYPAVQGHLLWLDCAYLRHWHLPSVALVNGLKTAYQTALDVGDLTAAAAALLTRYRHRYYLGLEELPPLAAELQQVIEYSRQTLTDSAIAHLRLNLASINTLTNAADRNEPTTLVHDTQLYDALVPHATQLPSAKLRLPDQTGQFWYAFNKMVLCYWFDDLKTARLHAQRAEQYQQVVRGTIGQGLWCFYDALIALATLKAGMAPHLQSLWQRAQQHEAQLRQWAKTGPAVYGHRLALVQAERSRHLGNVAEAIEQYDRAITLATPQNYRSEIALIYERAARFYLSTHKPLIAKTYLQEARYTYQQWGAIAKVHHLDRTYPTLLTTYAPQTKHLPSTITSNHISSEIDLATVIKSSQTLSSEIRLDRLLTRLMQTLLENTGAQRAYLLSEDKGQWRIEMEGQADPPNVQLLQHIAPDGRLPLSILVYVVRTLKSIVLDNASQAPHDPQSPFYQRHDPYLMQHKPRSILCAPLIHQGKLLNIIYLENNLATGAFSAARLELVQLLCSQAAISLENARLYAAQENYTYTLEQRVAERTTELAQVNAELQRLASSDGLTHLANRRHFDEYLDQMWQRSAKEEVMLSLILCDVDYFKQYNDCYGHQQGDDCLIEISRALERAVKRPADLVARYGGEEFAVILPDTPASGAITVARRIGEEVARLQIPHTMSEVSEWVSVSLGVVCWLPSSQEPPHAFLLAADRALYSAKHQGRNRWVMA